In Zalophus californianus isolate mZalCal1 chromosome 4, mZalCal1.pri.v2, whole genome shotgun sequence, the following proteins share a genomic window:
- the TNFRSF4 gene encoding tumor necrosis factor receptor superfamily member 4 isoform X2 — protein sequence MRMFVEAQRLRGPHSALLLLGLVLGAAAQLNCVGDAYPKDGRCCRDCLPGFGMESRCSKGQDTECLPCRPGFYNEATNYEPCKPCTQCNQRSGSEPKRRCTPTQDTVCSCKPGTEPQDGFKRGVGDDQACKPWTNCTLMGKRTVQPASKSSDAVCEDRSPPATLPWETQRPPAWPPTTHPTTAWARAPQEPFTPPTEPPRGKGGPGLSPAGPFPNPKRKGGGERGMGWDALCLHGGPPGADSWLCGRTPAGPASPQAPSWLLSWAWAWACLPLWPPRWPCSYTTEPGGCPLLEMASGPPSKRSMPTPTPPWPRSEQRAPTPGWGPRGSARH from the exons ATGAGAATGTTCGTGGAGGCTCAGAGGCTTAGGGGGCCTCACTCAGCCCTCCTGCTCCTGGGACTCGTGCTGGGCGCTGCAGCCCAGCTCAACTGTGTGGGGGACGCCTACCCCAAAGACGGCAGGTGCTGTCGTGACTGCCTGCCGG GTTTTGGGATGGAGAGCCGCTGCAGCAAAGGCCAGGACACCGAGTGCCTCCCGTGCCGGCCTGGCTTCTACAACGAGGCTACGAACTACGAACCCTGCAAACCCTGCACGCAGTGCAATCAGA GAAGTGGGAGCGAACCCAAGCGGAGGTGCACACCCACACAGGACACTGTCTGTAGCTGTAAGCCAGGCACAGAGCCCCAGGACGGCTTCAAGCGTGGAGTTG GTGACGACCAGGCCTGCAAGCCCTGGACCAA CTGTACCTTGATGGGAAAGCGCACGGTGCAGCCAGCCAGCAAAAGCTCGGACGCTGTCTGTGAGGACAGGAGCCCCCCAGCCACACTGCCGTGGGAGACCCAGcggcccccagcctggccccccaCCACCCATCCCACCACGGCCTGGGCCAGGGCCCCACAGGAGCCCTTCACACCCCCTACAGAGCCCCCCAGGGGTAAGGGGGGGCCTGGCCTCAGCCCAGCAGGGCCCTTCCCCAACCCAAAAcggaaggggggtggggaaagagggatggggtgggatgccctctgccttcatggaggCCCCCCCGGGGCGGACTCCTGGCTCTGTGGACGCACCCCAGCAGGCCCTGCCTCCCCACAGGCCCCCAGCTGGCTGTtgtcctgggcctgggcctgggcctgcttGCCCCTGTGGCCGCCGCGCTGGCCCTGCTCCTACACCACCGAGCCTGGCGGCTGCCCCCTA CTGGAAATGGCTTCCGGACCCCCATCCAAGAGGAGCATGCCGACACCAACTCCACCCTGGCCAAGATCTGAGCAGCGTGCTCCCACCCCAGGCTGGGGGCCCAGAGGGTCTGCTAGACATTGA
- the TNFRSF4 gene encoding tumor necrosis factor receptor superfamily member 4 isoform X3, with product MRMFVEAQRLRGPHSALLLLGLVLGAAAQLNCVGDAYPKDGRCCRDCLPGFGMESRCSKGQDTECLPCRPGFYNEATNYEPCKPCTQCNQRSGSEPKRRCTPTQDTVCSCKPGTEPQDGFKRGVDCAPCPPGHFSPGDDQACKPWTNCTLMGKRTVQPASKSSDAVCEDRSPPATLPWETQRPPAWPPTTHPTTAWARAPQEPFTPPTEPPRGPQLAVVLGLGLGLLAPVAAALALLLHHRAWRLPPTGNGFRTPIQEEHADTNSTLAKI from the exons ATGAGAATGTTCGTGGAGGCTCAGAGGCTTAGGGGGCCTCACTCAGCCCTCCTGCTCCTGGGACTCGTGCTGGGCGCTGCAGCCCAGCTCAACTGTGTGGGGGACGCCTACCCCAAAGACGGCAGGTGCTGTCGTGACTGCCTGCCGG GTTTTGGGATGGAGAGCCGCTGCAGCAAAGGCCAGGACACCGAGTGCCTCCCGTGCCGGCCTGGCTTCTACAACGAGGCTACGAACTACGAACCCTGCAAACCCTGCACGCAGTGCAATCAGA GAAGTGGGAGCGAACCCAAGCGGAGGTGCACACCCACACAGGACACTGTCTGTAGCTGTAAGCCAGGCACAGAGCCCCAGGACGGCTTCAAGCGTGGAGTTG ACTGTGCCCCGTGCCCACCGGGACACTTCTCCCCAGGTGACGACCAGGCCTGCAAGCCCTGGACCAA CTGTACCTTGATGGGAAAGCGCACGGTGCAGCCAGCCAGCAAAAGCTCGGACGCTGTCTGTGAGGACAGGAGCCCCCCAGCCACACTGCCGTGGGAGACCCAGcggcccccagcctggccccccaCCACCCATCCCACCACGGCCTGGGCCAGGGCCCCACAGGAGCCCTTCACACCCCCTACAGAGCCCCCCAGGG GCCCCCAGCTGGCTGTtgtcctgggcctgggcctgggcctgcttGCCCCTGTGGCCGCCGCGCTGGCCCTGCTCCTACACCACCGAGCCTGGCGGCTGCCCCCTA CTGGAAATGGCTTCCGGACCCCCATCCAAGAGGAGCATGCCGACACCAACTCCACCCTGGCCAAGATCTGA
- the SDF4 gene encoding 45 kDa calcium-binding protein isoform X2: MASRQAPLCGLVPHCLWLLGVILLMDVSARPANHSSARERAGNKDEREILPPDHLNGVKLEMDGHLNKDFHQEVFLGKDMDGFEEDAEPRRSRRKLMVIFSKVDVNTDRRISAKEMQHWIMEKTAEHFREAIEESKVHFRAVDPDGDGRVSWDEYKVKFLVSKGHNEQEVVEKIKNGEELKVDEENQDGDKRLSLPEFISLPVGTVENQQGQDIDDSWVRDRKKEFEELIDANHDGIVTMAELEDYMDPMNEYNALNEAKQMIAIADENQNHHLEPEEVLKYSEFFTGSKLMDYARNVHEEF, encoded by the exons ATGGCGTCCAGGCAGGCTCCCCTCTGTGGCCTGGTTCCTCACTGCCTCTGGCTCTTGGGGGTCATCCTTCTGATGGATGTGTCTGCCCGGCCTGCCAACCACTCATCTGCTCGGGAGAGAGCCGGCAACAAGGATGAGCGTGAGATCCTGCCCCCGGACCACCTGAATGGAGTGAAGCTGGAGATGGATGGGCACCTCAACAAGGACTTCCACCAGGAGGTCTTCCTGGGGAAGGACATGGACGGGTTTGAGGAGGATGCAGAGCCACGAAGAAGCAGGAGGAAGCTGATGGTCATCTTCTCCAA GGTGGACGTGAACACTGACCGGAGGATCAGTGCCAAGGAGATGCAGCACTGGATCATGGAGAAGACAGCAGAGCATTTCCGGGAGGCCATCGAGGAGAGCAAGGTGCACTTCCGTGCAGTGGACCCTGACGGCGACG GCCGTGTGTCGTGGGACGAATATAAGGTGAAGTTTTTGGTGAGCAAAGGCCACAACGAGCAAGAAGTTGTGGAGAAGATAAAGAATGGCGAGGAGCTGAAAGTCGACGAGGAGA ACCAGGACGGTGACAAGCGGCTCTCGCTGCCCGAGTTCATCTCTCTGCCTGTGGGCACGGTGGAGAACCAGCAGGGCCAGGATATCGATGACAGTTGGGTCAGAGACCGAAAAAAAGAGTTTGAGGAACTGATTGACGCCAACCATGATGGGATTGTGACCATGGCGGAGCTGGAG GACTACATGGACCCCATGAACGAGTACAATGCCCTTAACGAGGCCAAGCAGATGATTGCCATCGCCGATGAGAACCAGAACCACCATCTGGAGCCCGAGGAGGTCCTCAAGTACAGCGAGTTCTTCACGGGCAGCAAACTGATGGACTATGCCCGCAACGTGCACGAGGAGTTCTGA
- the TNFRSF4 gene encoding tumor necrosis factor receptor superfamily member 4 isoform X1 has protein sequence MRMFVEAQRLRGPHSALLLLGLVLGAAAQLNCVGDAYPKDGRCCRDCLPGFGMESRCSKGQDTECLPCRPGFYNEATNYEPCKPCTQCNQRSGSEPKRRCTPTQDTVCSCKPGTEPQDGFKRGVDCAPCPPGHFSPGDDQACKPWTNCTLMGKRTVQPASKSSDAVCEDRSPPATLPWETQRPPAWPPTTHPTTAWARAPQEPFTPPTEPPRGKGGPGLSPAGPFPNPKRKGGGERGMGWDALCLHGGPPGADSWLCGRTPAGPASPQAPSWLLSWAWAWACLPLWPPRWPCSYTTEPGGCPLLEMASGPPSKRSMPTPTPPWPRSEQRAPTPGWGPRGSARH, from the exons ATGAGAATGTTCGTGGAGGCTCAGAGGCTTAGGGGGCCTCACTCAGCCCTCCTGCTCCTGGGACTCGTGCTGGGCGCTGCAGCCCAGCTCAACTGTGTGGGGGACGCCTACCCCAAAGACGGCAGGTGCTGTCGTGACTGCCTGCCGG GTTTTGGGATGGAGAGCCGCTGCAGCAAAGGCCAGGACACCGAGTGCCTCCCGTGCCGGCCTGGCTTCTACAACGAGGCTACGAACTACGAACCCTGCAAACCCTGCACGCAGTGCAATCAGA GAAGTGGGAGCGAACCCAAGCGGAGGTGCACACCCACACAGGACACTGTCTGTAGCTGTAAGCCAGGCACAGAGCCCCAGGACGGCTTCAAGCGTGGAGTTG ACTGTGCCCCGTGCCCACCGGGACACTTCTCCCCAGGTGACGACCAGGCCTGCAAGCCCTGGACCAA CTGTACCTTGATGGGAAAGCGCACGGTGCAGCCAGCCAGCAAAAGCTCGGACGCTGTCTGTGAGGACAGGAGCCCCCCAGCCACACTGCCGTGGGAGACCCAGcggcccccagcctggccccccaCCACCCATCCCACCACGGCCTGGGCCAGGGCCCCACAGGAGCCCTTCACACCCCCTACAGAGCCCCCCAGGGGTAAGGGGGGGCCTGGCCTCAGCCCAGCAGGGCCCTTCCCCAACCCAAAAcggaaggggggtggggaaagagggatggggtgggatgccctctgccttcatggaggCCCCCCCGGGGCGGACTCCTGGCTCTGTGGACGCACCCCAGCAGGCCCTGCCTCCCCACAGGCCCCCAGCTGGCTGTtgtcctgggcctgggcctgggcctgcttGCCCCTGTGGCCGCCGCGCTGGCCCTGCTCCTACACCACCGAGCCTGGCGGCTGCCCCCTA CTGGAAATGGCTTCCGGACCCCCATCCAAGAGGAGCATGCCGACACCAACTCCACCCTGGCCAAGATCTGAGCAGCGTGCTCCCACCCCAGGCTGGGGGCCCAGAGGGTCTGCTAGACATTGA
- the SDF4 gene encoding 45 kDa calcium-binding protein isoform X1, with the protein MASRQAPLCGLVPHCLWLLGVILLMDVSARPANHSSARERAGNKDEREILPPDHLNGVKLEMDGHLNKDFHQEVFLGKDMDGFEEDAEPRRSRRKLMVIFSKVDVNTDRRISAKEMQHWIMEKTAEHFREAIEESKVHFRAVDPDGDGRVSWDEYKVKFLVSKGHNEQEVVEKIKNGEELKVDEETQEVLENLKDRWYQADNPPSDLLLTEDEFLSFLHPEHSRGMLKFMVKEIVRDLDQDGDKRLSLPEFISLPVGTVENQQGQDIDDSWVRDRKKEFEELIDANHDGIVTMAELEDYMDPMNEYNALNEAKQMIAIADENQNHHLEPEEVLKYSEFFTGSKLMDYARNVHEEF; encoded by the exons ATGGCGTCCAGGCAGGCTCCCCTCTGTGGCCTGGTTCCTCACTGCCTCTGGCTCTTGGGGGTCATCCTTCTGATGGATGTGTCTGCCCGGCCTGCCAACCACTCATCTGCTCGGGAGAGAGCCGGCAACAAGGATGAGCGTGAGATCCTGCCCCCGGACCACCTGAATGGAGTGAAGCTGGAGATGGATGGGCACCTCAACAAGGACTTCCACCAGGAGGTCTTCCTGGGGAAGGACATGGACGGGTTTGAGGAGGATGCAGAGCCACGAAGAAGCAGGAGGAAGCTGATGGTCATCTTCTCCAA GGTGGACGTGAACACTGACCGGAGGATCAGTGCCAAGGAGATGCAGCACTGGATCATGGAGAAGACAGCAGAGCATTTCCGGGAGGCCATCGAGGAGAGCAAGGTGCACTTCCGTGCAGTGGACCCTGACGGCGACG GCCGTGTGTCGTGGGACGAATATAAGGTGAAGTTTTTGGTGAGCAAAGGCCACAACGAGCAAGAAGTTGTGGAGAAGATAAAGAATGGCGAGGAGCTGAAAGTCGACGAGGAGA CACAGGAAGTCCTGGAGAACCTCAAGGACCGCTGGTATCAGGCGGACAACCCCCCCTCAGACCTGCTTCTGACTGAGGACGAGTTCCTGTCATTCCTGCACCCTGAGCACAGCCGTGGCATGCTCAAGTTCATGGTCAAGGAGATTGTCCGGGACCTGG ACCAGGACGGTGACAAGCGGCTCTCGCTGCCCGAGTTCATCTCTCTGCCTGTGGGCACGGTGGAGAACCAGCAGGGCCAGGATATCGATGACAGTTGGGTCAGAGACCGAAAAAAAGAGTTTGAGGAACTGATTGACGCCAACCATGATGGGATTGTGACCATGGCGGAGCTGGAG GACTACATGGACCCCATGAACGAGTACAATGCCCTTAACGAGGCCAAGCAGATGATTGCCATCGCCGATGAGAACCAGAACCACCATCTGGAGCCCGAGGAGGTCCTCAAGTACAGCGAGTTCTTCACGGGCAGCAAACTGATGGACTATGCCCGCAACGTGCACGAGGAGTTCTGA